In one window of Solanum pennellii chromosome 2, SPENNV200 DNA:
- the LOC107011290 gene encoding probable LRR receptor-like serine/threonine-protein kinase At1g07650 — protein sequence MPRIFNIFLIFFTIVICFTADNIEAHTGQLPKDEVEALREIADQLGKKDWDFKLNPCDGNSNWSTPKRKDMPWYTNMLECNCTFLDNLCHVENISLTGQDLAGVLPASLAKLPYLRKIDLNRNYLNGTIPPEWASTKLEIMAISNNRLSGHVPEYIGNMTSLVRLSLETNLFNGSLPAEVGNLVNLEMLNLKANNFTGEWPVELNNLTKLDELRITSNSFVGKLPNFESWKNLRMLEIEGSGFEGPLPPSFSVLSSLEELRISDLNGGASEFPSLTNLTRMSKLVLRSCNIHGNIHDSVAEMVNLRFLDLSFNNLEGGIANLEHVTQMEATYLTGNAFVGRIPNWLTSRDTRNVIDLSYNKFDESSEPASCRDNLNLFRSFKVENFVERGKCFSASPCSEDKYSLHINCGGGNVTVGNTTYIADEDSAGAAKFVYWKGNWGTSSTGHFWDTNVSLDDHKAKNVSAIKGDESQLYMTAHLSPLSMTYFGRCLANGNYTLTLHFAEIVYRDNQSFQSLGRRIFDVYIQDKLKFKDFDIKRLAGGVDKALKEKFNVTVKDKSIQVRFQYAGKGTTSIPSRGHYGPLVSAISLEANFKPPPQQETSSNQKKKILIVAGAVTSSLALVLMIFFVAWKKRRNRKLMEQELRGLDLQTGIFTFRQIKAATSNFDAANKLGEGGFGSVYKGTLADGTIIAVKQLSSKSRQGNREFVNEIGMMSGLHHPNLVRLYGCCVERNQLLLVYEYMENNNLSHVLFGPEDCQPKLDWPTRQKICVGIAKGLAYLHEESPLKMIHRDIKGTNVLLDKDLNPKISDFGLAKLHDEEKTHVTTRVAGTIGYMAPEYALWGYLTHKADLYSFGVVVLELVAGKNNMKYHPDENYVCLLDWALVLQKKGKFLELVDPRLGSYYDKEEALRMIKVALRCTNPSPALRPNMSAVVNMLEGRLNVDESNFDSSGYDDEFNFQGLRDKYDEMQVTSSENQSVLFSTGTKGTDHSSSTFPSTSTSK from the exons ATGCCAAGAATCTTCAATATCTTTCTCATCTTCTTCACCATAGTTATTTGCTTTACTGCAGACAACATTGAAGCACACACTGGTCAACTTCCTAAAGATGAAG TGGAAGCTCTTAGAGAAATAGCTGATCAATTGGGGAAAAAAGATTGGGATTTTAAGCTAAACCCTTGTGATGGGAACTCAAATTGGAGTACACCCAAAAGGAAAGATATGCCTTGGTATACAAATATGCTAGAATGCAACTGCACTTTTCTTGATAATCTTTGTCATGTGGAAAACAT ATCTCTCACAGGACAGGATCTTGCAGGTGTCCTACCAGCATCTCTGGCGAAGTTACCATACCTGAGGAAAAT TGATCTCAACCGCAACTACTTAAATGGTACAATTCCCCCTGAATGGGCGTCTACCAAGTTGGAGATCAT GGCTATTTCTAATAATCGGTTATCTGGGCATGTCCCTGAGTACATAGGAAATATGACCTCGCTTGTGAGATT GAGTTTGGAGACTAACTTGTTTAATGGATCGTTACCAGCAGAAGTAGGAAATCTGGTCAATTTAGAGATGCT CAATCTGAAAGCTAATAATTTCACAGGAGAGTGGCCAGTGGAACTGAATAATCTTACTAAATTGGATGAACT TAGGATAACTAGTAACAGCTTTGTTGGGAAACTGCCTAACTTTGAGAGTTGGAAAAACCTCCGGATGCT AGAAATTGAAGGTTCTGGATTTGAAGGACCACTACCCCCAAGTTTTTCTGTTTTGAGCAGTTTGGAAGAACT AAGAATCAGTGACCTGAACGGAGGTGCTTCAGAATTTCCATCACTTACAAACTTGACCAGGATGTCTAAATT GGTTTTGAGAAGCTGTAATATACATGGAAATATTCATGATTCTGTAGCTGAAATGGTCAACTTACGGTTTTT AGATCTAAGTTTCAACAATCTTGAAGGAGGAATTGCAAATCTCGAGCACGTGACTCAGATGGAGGCCAC GTATCTGACTGGCAATGCTTTTGTTGGACGAATTCCAAATTGGCTTACTAGTCGAGATACCAGAAA TGTGATAGACCTTTCCTACAATAAATTTGATGAAAGCTCTGAACCAGCTTCCTGTCGGGACAACCT AAACTTATTCAGAAGCTTTAAGGTCGAGAATTTTGT AGAGCGCGGGAAGTGCTTCTCAGCCAGTCCGTGTTCAGAGG ACAAGTACTCATTGCACATAAATTGTGGTGGAGGAAACGTAACTGTTGGAAACACTACTTATATAGCAGATGAAGACTCAGCAGGTGCTGCAAAATTTGTTTACTGGAAAGGGAACTGGGGAACCAGCAGTACAGGGCATTTCTGGGATACCAACGTATCGTTGGATGACCACAAAGCAAAAAATGTATCTGCTATCAAGGGAGATGAATCTCAACTTTACATGACAGCTCACCTCTCCCCTTTATCTATGACTTACTTTGGACGTTGCTTAGCAAATGGAAACTACACTTTGACACTTCATTTTGCAGAAATAGTTTACAGAGACAACCAATCTTTCCAAAGTCTTGGAAGACGGATATTTGATGTATACATACAG GACAAATTGAAGTTTaaagattttgatattaaaagACTAGCCGGAGGAGTTGATAAAgctttgaaagaaaagtttaaTGTAACAGTAAAAGATAAATCTATACAAGTGCGCTTCCAGTATGCTGGGAAAGGAACTACATCAATCCCGAGCAGAGGACACTATGGTCCTTTAGTATCTGCCATCTCTCTGGAAGCTA ACTTCAAGCCCCCTCCTCAGCAGGAGACCTCTTCTAATCAGAAAAAGAAGATCCTAATTGTAGCTGGAGCAGTGACGTCTTCTTTAGCTCTCGTTCTGATGATTTTCTTTGTTGCttggaagaaaagaagaaacagGAAATTGATGGAACAAG AATTAAGAGGACTAGATCTGCAAACTGGTATATTTACTTTCAGACAAATTAAAGCTGCCACAAGTAACTTTGATGCTGCAAATAAGCTTGGTGAAGGTGGATTTGGATCTGTCTACAAg GGTACACTAGCAGATGGTACTATAATTGCTGTCAAGCAGCTTTCATCCAAGTCAAGACAAGGGAACCGTGAATTTGTGAATGAAATAGGCATGATGTCAGGCTTACATCACCCAAATCTCGTCCGACTCTACGGATGTTGTGTTGAGCGGAACCAACTTTTACTAGTTTATGAGTACATGGAGAACAATAACCTTTCCCATGTTTTGTTTG GTCCTGAAGACTGTCAACCAAAACTGGACTGGCCAACTAGGCAAAAGATCTGTGTTGGCATTGCTAAAGGCTTGGCTTACCTACATGAAGAATCACCTCTAAAGATGATTCATAGAGACATCAAAGGAACCAATGTACTCCTTGACAAAGACCTAAATCCAAAGATCTCAGACTTTGGTCTGGCCAAACTTCATGACGAGGAAAAAACACATGTCACCACCAGGGTTGCTGGGACTAT AGGTTATATGGCCCCTGAATATGCACTCTGGGGTTATTTAACACATAAAGCAGATTTATACAGTTTTGGAGTGGTTGTATTAGAACTCGTTGCTGGGAAGAACAACATGAAATATCATCCTGATGAGAATTATGTTTGTCTTCTTGATTGG GCCCTGGTTCTACAAAAAAAGGGCAAGTTTTTGGAGCTAGTAGACCCAAGGTTAGGTTCCTATTACGACAAGGAGGAGGCATTGAGGATGATTAAAGTGGCCTTACGATGTACTAATCCATCTCCAGCACTAAGGCCAAACATGTCTGCAGTAGTAAACATGCTTGAAGGTCGTTTGAACGTTGACGAGTCTAACTTCGATTCAAGTGGTTACGATgatgaatttaattttcaagGTTTAAGAGACAAATATGATGAGATGCAAGTAACCTCTAGTGAAAACCAATCAGTCCTTTTTTCAACTGGCACAAAGGGTACTGATCACTCTTCTTCTACCTTTCCTTCTACATCTACCTCTAAATAA
- the LOC107010056 gene encoding uncharacterized protein LOC107010056: MLPHALLGYRTTVRTLTGATPNLLVYGTEAVIPAEVEIPSLRIIQEAELTDAKWVAVCHGQLYRQRMIRSFHKRVRARNFEVGQLVLKSIFTHQDEYKGKSAPNWQGPYMVRKVLYGGALVLAEMDGTVWPKPINSDAIKRYYV, encoded by the coding sequence ATGTTGCCACATGCTTTACTGGGTTATCGAACGACGGTCAGAACGTTGACTGGTGCTACTCCAAACTtgctagtatatggaacagaagcagtcatacctgctgaagtcGAGATACCGTctttgagaatcatccaagaagctgagttAACTGACGCTAAATGGGTTGCCGTCTGTCATGGTCAGTTGTATAGACAGAGAATGATTCGTTCCTTTCACAAGAGAGTTAGAGccagaaattttgaagttggcCAGTTGGTTCTTAAGAGTATTTTTACTCATCAAGACGAGTACAAAGGAAAGTCCGCACCAAACTGGCAAGGTCCTTACATGGTTCGTAAAGTATTATATGGAGGTGCTTTGGTCTTGGCGGAGATGGATGGTACCGTATGGCCTAAACCTATCAACTCAGATGCTATCAAAAGATACTACGTGTGA